In Legionella sp. PATHC035, a genomic segment contains:
- the rapA gene encoding RNA polymerase-associated protein RapA — MTYRIGQRWISNTETQLGLGIIIDLNGRQVRVSFPAADEERIYSTDSAPLSRIIYKVGEEVTTANQQKIQITQVEERQGLLFYTGEDEAGNELQISELSLDCFIKLNTPEQRLFSGLLDKLSTFKLRIDTLHHLSRLQQSPVRGLLGSRTSHLKHQVYIANEVAQRYAPRVLLADEVGLGKTIEAGMILHYQLGTGRASRVLIVVPQTLIHQWLVEMIRRFNLYFSIIDAERYELLYELDEEEGMHIGTTQENLFENEQLVLCSLDFLMENEQARQQALSSQWDLLVVDEAHHLHWSEEEKSPEYECIEALAQQSKGLLLLTATPEQAGIASHFARLRLLDPSRFYDFSTFKKEEEGYQHINMLVQQLMTYGEQATDVLPVPLKSQLESYLGDITGLRVSQLIKDLLDRHGTGRVLFRNTRAAIQGFPDRQVQAYPLECPPIYSTMDEQKGQRKLYPEQLLDKGIWLENDPRVKWLTNKINELHPHKVLVICAKANTAIALDQYLKLKAGLRSTSFHEGLSIIERDRAAAYFAELENGAQTLICSEIGSEGRNFQFAHHLVLFDLPLNPDLLEQRIGRLDRIGQRHTIEIHVPYLINTVQEKLFRWYQEGINLFTKSCSVGFTLYEEFEDRLLAILNTVDTPSHELEQLIAETKTRAEQMNQALHEGRDRLLELNSCNTAQAEALIAAIEAEENCLELENYMAQVFQEYGIDHEYHSENTEIVRPTDHMKTSHFPGLKEDGVTVTYSRSKALVREDVEFLSWEHPMVSECMEMTLDSELGNATLATISIKSIQPGTLFLESFFTANCAAPKKLQLDRFLPLTPIRVLMDVSGKNLSKILDYKQLNQLCEPVKRHLGYPIIQQIQTDLESILAQSKKVAEAQLQELIEQATVQMKQSVTHEINRLEALKRLNPSIREDEIAYYKKQLLESEGYIHSTALKLQALRVVINKA; from the coding sequence ATGACCTATCGTATTGGCCAACGCTGGATAAGCAACACCGAAACCCAACTTGGTTTGGGTATTATTATTGATTTGAATGGTCGGCAGGTGCGCGTGAGCTTCCCCGCTGCAGACGAAGAGCGTATTTATTCCACCGACAGTGCTCCCTTAAGTCGTATTATTTATAAAGTGGGAGAAGAAGTCACTACCGCAAACCAACAGAAAATACAGATTACTCAGGTGGAAGAGCGTCAAGGATTGTTATTTTATACGGGAGAAGATGAGGCGGGCAATGAACTGCAAATTAGCGAGCTTTCCTTAGATTGTTTTATCAAATTAAACACTCCAGAACAAAGATTATTTAGTGGTTTGTTGGATAAGTTAAGCACCTTTAAATTAAGAATAGATACCCTGCATCATCTCAGTAGATTGCAACAATCTCCTGTTAGGGGGTTATTGGGGTCACGAACCAGTCATCTAAAACACCAGGTTTATATTGCCAATGAGGTGGCACAACGCTATGCACCGCGGGTGTTGTTGGCTGATGAAGTCGGGTTGGGTAAAACTATAGAAGCCGGTATGATTCTTCATTATCAATTAGGTACGGGTCGCGCCAGCCGAGTATTGATAGTGGTTCCCCAAACGTTGATTCATCAATGGCTTGTCGAAATGATTCGCCGATTTAATTTATATTTTTCGATCATTGATGCGGAGCGTTATGAACTTTTATATGAGCTAGATGAAGAAGAAGGAATGCATATTGGTACAACCCAAGAGAATCTTTTTGAAAACGAACAATTGGTTTTGTGCAGCCTGGATTTTCTGATGGAAAATGAACAAGCACGCCAGCAAGCGCTGAGCAGCCAATGGGATTTGCTTGTTGTTGATGAGGCACATCATTTACATTGGTCAGAGGAAGAAAAAAGTCCTGAGTATGAATGCATTGAGGCATTGGCACAACAAAGTAAAGGCTTATTGCTGTTGACTGCAACACCAGAACAAGCGGGAATTGCCAGTCATTTTGCCCGCTTGAGATTGCTTGATCCATCACGATTTTATGATTTTTCTACCTTCAAAAAGGAAGAGGAAGGATATCAGCACATCAACATGCTGGTGCAGCAGTTGATGACTTATGGGGAACAGGCGACGGATGTTTTGCCAGTGCCGCTTAAGTCGCAATTGGAAAGTTATTTGGGGGATATAACCGGTTTGAGAGTAAGTCAGCTCATAAAAGATTTGTTGGATCGGCATGGGACAGGACGAGTCCTATTTCGCAATACGCGGGCTGCGATTCAAGGATTTCCTGACCGTCAAGTGCAGGCCTATCCTTTGGAATGTCCTCCGATTTATTCCACAATGGATGAACAAAAAGGTCAACGTAAGCTTTATCCTGAACAACTTTTAGATAAGGGAATATGGCTGGAAAATGACCCACGAGTGAAGTGGCTTACGAATAAAATTAATGAATTACATCCCCACAAAGTTCTTGTTATTTGTGCTAAGGCCAATACAGCAATTGCTTTAGACCAGTATTTAAAATTAAAAGCAGGTCTTCGCAGCACTTCGTTCCATGAGGGATTATCAATTATTGAACGGGATCGTGCTGCAGCTTATTTTGCTGAACTGGAAAACGGGGCTCAGACGCTGATTTGTTCTGAAATAGGCAGTGAGGGCCGAAACTTTCAATTTGCGCATCACCTCGTATTGTTTGATTTACCTTTAAATCCAGATTTATTAGAGCAACGCATTGGACGGCTCGATCGAATTGGCCAGCGACATACCATTGAAATCCATGTCCCTTATCTCATAAATACGGTGCAAGAGAAATTATTTCGTTGGTATCAAGAGGGAATTAACTTATTTACCAAGAGCTGCTCGGTGGGTTTTACCCTTTATGAAGAATTTGAAGATCGGCTATTGGCAATTCTCAATACAGTAGACACGCCATCACACGAATTGGAGCAGTTGATTGCGGAAACGAAAACTCGTGCCGAGCAAATGAATCAAGCACTTCACGAAGGCCGCGATCGGTTGTTGGAACTAAATTCCTGTAATACCGCCCAAGCAGAGGCATTGATTGCTGCTATTGAGGCAGAAGAAAATTGTTTGGAGCTCGAAAATTATATGGCTCAAGTATTTCAGGAATACGGTATTGATCATGAGTACCATTCTGAAAATACGGAAATAGTACGTCCTACAGATCATATGAAAACAAGTCATTTTCCAGGATTAAAAGAAGATGGCGTTACGGTCACCTATTCTCGTTCTAAAGCGCTTGTGCGAGAAGATGTTGAGTTTCTGAGCTGGGAGCATCCCATGGTCAGCGAATGTATGGAAATGACTTTGGATTCCGAGTTGGGAAATGCCACTTTAGCTACGATTTCCATAAAAAGTATTCAACCTGGGACTTTGTTTTTGGAATCCTTTTTTACAGCAAATTGTGCTGCACCTAAAAAATTGCAATTGGATCGCTTTCTGCCTCTTACCCCTATTCGGGTGCTGATGGATGTGTCTGGAAAGAATCTGTCGAAAATATTGGATTATAAACAATTAAATCAACTGTGTGAGCCGGTAAAACGTCATTTAGGCTATCCAATTATTCAGCAAATCCAAACGGATCTTGAAAGCATCTTGGCACAAAGTAAAAAAGTTGCTGAAGCCCAACTTCAGGAGCTCATAGAACAGGCAACGGTACAGATGAAACAAAGTGTCACTCACGAAATCAATCGGCTTGAAGCATTAAAACGTCTCAACCCTTCGATACGTGAGGATGAAATTGCTTATTATAAAAAGCAGCTTCTCGAAAGTGAGGGATACATACACAGTACCGCTTTAAAGTTGCAAGCACTGCGTGTTGTGATTAATAAAGCCTGA
- a CDS encoding LegC2/C7 family Dot/Icm T4SS effector has translation MATNEEETRQLIDLDTVEERELDAEERELDTVQEPEHHKESTILAIEETASKEIKDKLKNLHDTDQDKLVKITITKEIFEQIKKSLQDTIKSMEKNPSMFSRAAEYWGELPLWQKIIGGVALTVPTLIMGIVAHIGFLLALCGVTAVTYTAGGIILDDHHKCSTSAIESLQQGILGLADLLQLTINALDIIRQQLAVEIQKFANENVRLTENIEALSKRIDLIDKQVMATVKINEALGETQSGLVEVSGALKKGVEQQTDLMQKNQEKLDRITEGYKASQEELKQKVLEVHKVREALGADLDKAQIMIDTLHATISELTAAAIGKEEQRQAFQERLDLFLTNKETSFDTIVTRICDAERKLVLVQQELEKSNARYQELLVIQEKHIDTLKTLSTPPSNQGTPPTDQLTPTIPVSQLLVKNGFYAEKQETGKGLDMAMQPTQVFN, from the coding sequence ATGGCTACCAACGAAGAAGAAACTCGGCAACTTATTGATCTGGATACAGTAGAAGAAAGGGAGCTTGATGCAGAAGAAAGGGAGCTTGATACCGTTCAAGAGCCTGAGCACCATAAAGAATCAACAATACTTGCAATAGAAGAAACAGCATCTAAAGAAATAAAAGACAAGTTAAAAAATCTTCACGATACCGATCAAGACAAACTTGTAAAAATTACGATTACCAAAGAAATATTTGAGCAAATCAAAAAAAGTCTACAAGATACCATCAAAAGCATGGAAAAAAATCCGAGTATGTTCTCGCGAGCTGCGGAATACTGGGGTGAGTTACCGCTTTGGCAAAAAATTATTGGTGGAGTCGCATTAACGGTCCCCACCCTAATTATGGGCATCGTCGCACACATTGGTTTTCTTTTGGCGCTTTGTGGGGTCACTGCGGTTACCTATACAGCAGGGGGGATCATCCTTGACGATCATCATAAATGCAGTACCAGTGCTATTGAAAGTTTGCAACAAGGTATATTAGGCTTAGCCGACCTCCTGCAATTAACCATTAATGCCCTGGATATTATCCGTCAACAATTAGCAGTAGAGATTCAAAAATTTGCCAATGAAAATGTACGGCTCACAGAAAATATTGAGGCGCTAAGCAAGCGCATTGATTTGATTGACAAACAAGTCATGGCCACCGTTAAAATTAATGAGGCATTAGGCGAAACTCAAAGCGGATTAGTAGAAGTTTCTGGAGCCCTTAAGAAGGGAGTGGAACAACAAACCGACTTAATGCAAAAAAATCAGGAAAAATTAGACCGCATCACTGAAGGATACAAGGCCAGTCAAGAGGAGTTAAAGCAAAAAGTTCTGGAAGTGCATAAGGTGAGAGAAGCACTCGGAGCGGATCTTGATAAAGCGCAAATAATGATCGACACGTTGCATGCTACCATATCAGAATTAACGGCGGCCGCCATCGGCAAGGAAGAACAACGCCAGGCTTTCCAGGAAAGACTCGATTTATTTCTAACTAATAAAGAAACGAGCTTTGATACCATAGTGACACGCATCTGCGATGCCGAGAGGAAACTGGTGCTGGTGCAACAAGAGCTTGAAAAATCGAATGCCCGTTATCAAGAACTTCTTGTGATACAAGAAAAACATATAGACACGCTTAAAACACTAAGTACTCCTCCTTCAAATCAGGGCACTCCGCCTACTGATCAACTAACCCCAACAATACCTGTGAGTCAGTTATTGGTTAAGAATGGGTTTTATGCAGAGAAACAAGAAACTGGCAAGGGGTTAGATATGGCAATGCAACCAACACAGGTGTTTAACTAA
- a CDS encoding glutathione S-transferase family protein, with product MYTLYSFGTPNGIKPTIMLHELSQSYVIKTIDISKGEQFNPEFLKISPNNKIPVLYDSQTDFYLFESVAILQYLAEKHHQFLPDSLHNKYAVIEWCLFQAAHIGPMFGQLGHFHRMDEKIPYALKRYADESERLLGVMEKQLTQFSYIAGKEYTIADMAIWPWIYCFQVFYQQTIDVQRFAHLLKWYQRISERTAVKAALAAYDLTLEGRKK from the coding sequence ATGTATACCTTGTATTCATTTGGAACACCCAATGGGATTAAACCGACGATTATGCTGCATGAGTTGTCCCAATCCTATGTGATTAAAACCATTGATATTTCTAAAGGGGAACAGTTTAATCCGGAGTTTTTAAAAATTTCCCCGAATAATAAAATTCCGGTTTTATATGACTCGCAAACCGATTTTTATTTGTTTGAGAGCGTGGCTATATTGCAATATCTTGCAGAAAAACATCATCAATTTTTACCCGATTCACTGCACAATAAGTACGCTGTTATCGAATGGTGCCTTTTTCAAGCAGCTCATATAGGTCCCATGTTTGGTCAATTGGGGCATTTTCATCGTATGGATGAAAAAATTCCGTATGCACTCAAACGTTATGCGGATGAAAGTGAGCGTTTGTTAGGGGTTATGGAAAAACAACTGACTCAATTTTCTTATATTGCTGGCAAGGAATACACCATTGCTGATATGGCCATTTGGCCCTGGATTTACTGTTTTCAAGTTTTTTATCAACAGACTATTGATGTGCAGCGTTTTGCTCATTTACTTAAATGGTATCAACGGATCAGTGAGCGTACCGCGGTGAAAGCGGCCCTAGCGGCATATGATTTGACTTTGGAAGGGAGAAAAAAATAG
- a CDS encoding acetyl-CoA C-acetyltransferase produces the protein MSFKDKVAILNSSRIPFVKSQTNYLGKSNQDMLGAALADLISKTKIQGELLGDFIAGAIMNHPFDWNLARETVLGSDLSPETPGLTIQRACGTGLEAVNLIALKIANGQIAAGIAGGSDTNSDIPLIGQRKLTHFLIKFQQAKGLKEKLRLLKEFRLGMLKPLLPEVREPRTGLSMGDHCELMVKEWQITRQAQDELAFRSHQNATQAYNEGFYDDLIAPFASLKRDTITRKDPSLEKLASLKPAFDQSDQGSLTAGNSTPLTDGASVVLLGSPEWAKSHQLEPLAYFVDCEVAAIDFVHGAGLLMAPTIAVARLLARNRLSLQDFDYYEIHEAFAGQVLCTLKAWESAEYCQKLLHLKKPLGSIDTQKMNVKGGSLALGHPFAATGGRLVGAAAKILANQGQGRILISVCTAGGMGVAAIVER, from the coding sequence ATGAGCTTCAAAGATAAAGTGGCTATTCTCAATAGTTCCCGCATTCCCTTTGTCAAATCACAAACGAACTATTTAGGAAAATCCAATCAGGATATGTTAGGAGCAGCATTAGCTGATCTTATTAGTAAAACTAAAATTCAAGGTGAATTATTGGGTGATTTTATTGCAGGAGCAATTATGAATCATCCTTTTGACTGGAATCTGGCACGCGAAACTGTTTTAGGTAGTGACTTGTCTCCAGAAACTCCCGGATTAACCATACAACGTGCTTGTGGTACGGGTTTAGAAGCAGTCAATTTAATTGCGTTAAAAATTGCTAATGGCCAAATCGCTGCAGGAATAGCAGGCGGGTCAGACACCAATTCCGATATTCCCCTAATTGGCCAAAGAAAACTAACTCATTTTTTAATTAAATTTCAACAGGCTAAGGGGTTGAAGGAAAAACTTAGACTGCTCAAAGAATTTCGCTTGGGCATGTTAAAACCTTTATTACCGGAAGTCCGCGAACCACGCACTGGCTTGTCTATGGGCGATCATTGTGAATTAATGGTTAAAGAATGGCAAATTACCCGTCAGGCTCAAGATGAATTGGCTTTTCGCTCACATCAAAATGCGACGCAAGCCTACAATGAAGGGTTTTATGACGATCTAATAGCACCCTTTGCTTCTCTAAAGCGAGATACCATTACCCGTAAGGATCCTTCTTTGGAAAAATTGGCTTCCTTAAAACCTGCTTTTGATCAATCAGATCAAGGCAGTTTAACTGCAGGAAACTCAACACCACTCACTGACGGTGCCTCTGTTGTATTATTAGGCTCTCCTGAGTGGGCCAAAAGTCATCAACTAGAACCTCTCGCTTATTTTGTGGACTGCGAAGTGGCGGCAATAGATTTTGTGCATGGAGCAGGGTTATTGATGGCACCAACGATTGCTGTCGCTCGTTTATTGGCAAGAAATCGACTGAGTTTGCAAGATTTCGATTATTATGAAATTCATGAAGCCTTTGCTGGTCAAGTATTATGTACGTTAAAAGCGTGGGAATCTGCTGAATATTGTCAAAAATTGTTACATCTCAAGAAGCCTCTAGGAAGTATCGACACACAAAAAATGAACGTAAAAGGAGGGAGTCTTGCCCTTGGCCATCCCTTTGCTGCTACGGGTGGACGTTTGGTGGGTGCGGCCGCCAAAATCCTGGCCAATCAAGGACAAGGACGTATCCTTATCAGTGTGTGCACTGCGGGAGGAATGGGCGTTGCAGCGATTGTTGAACGCTAG
- a CDS encoding glycerophosphodiester phosphodiesterase: protein MLLHLIERTVDGYFALRPREKPSLEMVKSTRLIAHRGAHNHAQGLIENTLAAFDLAKELGCWGIELDVHATADKVLVVNHDPTLKRLWGHDRAIARLSFNELRTLSPEVPTLNEVVARYGQSMHLLIELKAPFQDEDALVRALNGLSAGEHYHLLTLNSAVFSSLSQFPKNALLLVAGHNNVRQFCNISLREHYGGVLGHYLLMNNQVVKRLKAAKQIVGVGMIDSKFSMYRELNRGINWLFTNRASAMNFYLRHL from the coding sequence GTGCTACTTCATCTAATAGAAAGAACTGTGGATGGTTATTTTGCGCTCCGTCCCCGCGAGAAACCGTCATTGGAGATGGTTAAATCCACACGTTTGATTGCACACAGGGGAGCACACAATCACGCACAGGGTCTCATTGAAAATACGCTAGCGGCATTTGATTTGGCGAAAGAATTGGGGTGCTGGGGGATTGAGCTTGATGTACACGCCACTGCGGATAAAGTACTCGTGGTGAATCATGATCCTACTTTAAAGCGTCTATGGGGACATGATCGAGCAATCGCTCGGCTGAGCTTTAATGAATTACGAACACTCAGCCCAGAAGTGCCTACACTCAATGAAGTTGTTGCCCGATATGGACAGAGCATGCATTTACTGATCGAATTAAAAGCACCGTTTCAAGATGAAGACGCTTTAGTTCGTGCATTGAATGGATTATCTGCTGGAGAACATTATCACTTGCTCACTTTAAATTCGGCAGTTTTTAGCTCCTTATCGCAATTTCCAAAAAATGCACTGTTATTGGTAGCAGGGCATAATAATGTGCGTCAATTTTGCAATATCAGTTTACGCGAGCATTATGGGGGCGTTTTAGGCCATTATCTTTTAATGAATAATCAGGTTGTTAAAAGACTCAAAGCCGCCAAACAAATTGTTGGTGTGGGCATGATCGATTCCAAGTTCAGCATGTATCGGGAATTAAATCGAGGAATCAATTGGCTTTTCACCAATCGAGCGAGTGCAATGAATTTTTATTTGCGCCATCTTTAG
- a CDS encoding L-threonylcarbamoyladenylate synthase yields the protein MPIITTHIDDAIRDLLAGKPVAIPTETVYGLAAPINNEQAIRAVFAMKNRPLNHPLIVHVAHDWDLNQWVKDIPVYAQQLIKKFWPGPLTLVLRRKAEQITPLITGGQATVAIRCPAHPIAQELLIKLGIPLVAPSANPFGKVSPTTAQHVSESFPNQELTILDGGRCTVGIESTIIDATHAANYQILRHGLIDEKTIAEVITIPSLDHENTLRVPGKLDSHYQPQKLLYYFNDNEALTHFCQKNPDKIYVIASKKPLGILTEHFHRLQEHPEQVAFDLYYQLRKADTSDAQVIAIELPPAIGAWQGVRERILKAGVPYSS from the coding sequence ATGCCTATAATTACAACCCACATCGATGATGCTATTCGCGATTTGCTTGCAGGAAAACCTGTTGCCATACCTACAGAAACGGTCTATGGATTAGCCGCTCCCATTAATAACGAGCAAGCCATTAGAGCTGTTTTTGCAATGAAGAACAGACCATTAAACCATCCTTTAATCGTTCACGTTGCCCACGATTGGGATCTCAATCAATGGGTCAAAGACATACCAGTCTATGCCCAACAACTCATTAAAAAATTCTGGCCAGGTCCTTTAACTCTTGTTTTACGTCGCAAAGCAGAGCAAATTACTCCATTGATTACGGGAGGTCAGGCTACAGTAGCCATCAGATGCCCAGCCCACCCTATAGCCCAGGAACTATTAATCAAATTAGGGATCCCGCTGGTTGCTCCCTCCGCAAACCCTTTTGGGAAAGTCAGCCCCACAACGGCACAGCATGTGAGTGAATCATTCCCCAATCAAGAATTAACCATATTGGATGGAGGTCGTTGCACTGTAGGTATTGAATCCACCATTATCGATGCAACTCATGCAGCGAACTATCAAATTTTACGTCATGGACTTATTGATGAAAAAACCATCGCCGAAGTCATTACAATACCCTCACTGGACCATGAAAATACGCTGCGAGTTCCTGGAAAATTAGACAGTCATTACCAACCGCAAAAGTTGTTATATTATTTTAACGACAATGAAGCACTGACTCATTTTTGCCAAAAAAATCCAGATAAAATCTACGTTATTGCCAGCAAAAAGCCCCTAGGAATCCTTACAGAGCATTTTCATCGATTGCAAGAACATCCTGAGCAAGTAGCATTTGATCTCTATTATCAATTAAGAAAAGCAGACACATCCGATGCCCAAGTCATTGCGATCGAGCTTCCTCCGGCAATAGGCGCGTGGCAAGGCGTAAGAGAGCGTATCTTAAAAGCAGGAGTTCCCTATTCCAGCTAG
- a CDS encoding TIGR01777 family oxidoreductase has product MKIIIGGGTGLVGQILVPELIQSGHNVYVIGRDEEKIKQTFANTVHAISWDELDLLNPNEFDVIINLAGENIADDRWTDKTKERLLSSRIETTSQLVLWGIKAEAKKPHLYNASAVGIYGLQKKQAANNLTFTETTPPIDSPETSFSTQLVTQWEQTAKRGFELGMPVTLMRFGVVLKRGAGMLKKLELPAKYGLGAVLGSGEQPLAWIDSTDLVEAIMFLIAHPEITGPVNLVAPECVSQKTFTKTFAQVLEKPAFLRMPAWVVTLLFGQMGEELLLSGQTVAPQRLSEYQYDFKYPTLLSALTKEFGG; this is encoded by the coding sequence ATGAAAATTATTATCGGAGGTGGAACAGGATTAGTTGGTCAAATTTTAGTACCTGAGTTGATTCAATCAGGGCATAATGTGTATGTCATTGGGCGAGATGAAGAAAAAATTAAACAAACCTTTGCAAACACGGTACACGCAATTTCCTGGGATGAACTTGATCTGTTAAATCCGAATGAATTCGATGTAATTATTAATTTAGCTGGTGAAAATATTGCGGATGATCGTTGGACTGACAAAACAAAAGAAAGATTGCTCTCAAGCCGCATTGAGACAACCAGCCAATTAGTGCTATGGGGAATTAAAGCCGAAGCAAAAAAGCCTCATTTATATAATGCAAGCGCAGTAGGCATTTATGGATTACAGAAAAAACAAGCAGCAAACAATCTTACGTTTACGGAAACGACCCCCCCTATTGATTCGCCTGAAACCAGTTTTTCGACTCAGCTCGTTACCCAGTGGGAACAAACCGCCAAAAGGGGTTTTGAATTGGGGATGCCGGTAACCCTAATGCGTTTTGGTGTGGTTTTAAAGCGTGGCGCTGGGATGTTAAAAAAATTGGAATTACCTGCAAAATATGGTCTGGGCGCTGTACTGGGTTCTGGTGAGCAACCTTTAGCATGGATTGACAGTACTGATCTGGTTGAGGCTATTATGTTTTTAATCGCTCATCCAGAAATTACCGGCCCAGTGAATTTAGTTGCCCCAGAGTGTGTATCACAAAAAACATTTACCAAAACATTCGCCCAGGTGCTCGAAAAACCTGCTTTTTTGCGAATGCCTGCCTGGGTTGTAACGCTTTTATTCGGACAAATGGGTGAAGAATTATTATTGTCAGGACAAACCGTGGCCCCACAACGTTTGTCAGAGTATCAATATGATTTCAAATACCCCACTTTATTATCTGCTTTAACTAAAGAATTTGGAGGTTAA
- a CDS encoding ornithine cyclodeaminase family protein, translating into MSLRLLSLEEVKQSITMSQAIMAMENAFIQLAKQQVKLPLRTGMTIEEEEALTLTMPAYLAQDKALGLKVASIFPKNSARNKPSITGFIMLLDASTGEPQALMDAGYLTALRTGAVSGLATQYFAAEHASHAAIIGSGVQAETQLQAVATVRDIKQVSVWSRNIKSAEQFATKFANQYTINVYDHLSSAVKDADIICTATASTEPLIHLQDLQPHVHINAIGSHTPKMREISDNVLKHSVVIVDQLSAVMAEAGEIISAVQQNQIKQEDIIEIGNWLMLKQPNYKNQITVFKSVGLSIQDVSVASVVYQNAVHKNLGTAFVLN; encoded by the coding sequence ATGAGTCTTCGCTTGTTATCCCTGGAAGAAGTAAAACAAAGTATCACCATGAGTCAAGCAATTATGGCAATGGAAAATGCGTTTATTCAACTCGCAAAACAACAGGTTAAATTGCCATTAAGAACAGGGATGACGATTGAAGAAGAAGAGGCGCTGACTTTAACCATGCCAGCTTATTTGGCCCAAGATAAAGCTTTAGGTTTGAAAGTGGCCTCCATTTTTCCCAAAAATAGCGCACGCAATAAACCCTCAATTACCGGTTTTATTATGTTGCTTGATGCCAGTACTGGTGAGCCTCAGGCATTAATGGATGCAGGGTACCTCACTGCATTGAGAACCGGAGCAGTTTCTGGATTAGCAACCCAATATTTTGCGGCAGAGCACGCAAGTCATGCAGCAATCATTGGATCAGGAGTGCAAGCAGAGACCCAGCTTCAGGCTGTAGCAACGGTACGTGATATAAAACAGGTCTCAGTCTGGTCAAGAAATATTAAAAGTGCAGAACAATTCGCAACAAAATTTGCAAACCAATACACGATTAATGTCTATGATCATCTATCCTCTGCGGTTAAAGACGCGGACATTATCTGCACTGCCACTGCCAGTACTGAACCCTTAATTCACTTGCAGGACCTACAACCTCATGTACATATTAATGCCATCGGCTCCCACACCCCCAAGATGAGAGAAATCAGTGATAATGTGCTCAAACACAGCGTCGTGATCGTCGATCAATTAAGTGCGGTGATGGCGGAGGCAGGCGAAATTATCAGTGCAGTCCAACAAAATCAGATAAAGCAAGAGGATATTATTGAGATTGGTAATTGGTTAATGCTTAAACAACCGAATTACAAAAACCAAATCACGGTTTTCAAATCAGTAGGGCTTTCGATTCAGGACGTAAGTGTCGCCTCTGTTGTTTATCAAAATGCGGTCCATAAAAACTTGGGCACTGCATTTGTGTTAAATTAA
- the asd gene encoding archaetidylserine decarboxylase (Phosphatidylserine decarboxylase is synthesized as a single chain precursor. Generation of the pyruvoyl active site from a Ser is coupled to cleavage of a Gly-Ser bond between the larger (beta) and smaller (alpha chains). It is an integral membrane protein.): MSFDLLKTLPQYLIPQHGLTTLAGCLADVKHHKVKNYIIQRFINKYQVNMSEALIEDPTAYACFNDFFIRYLKAESRPLAQADIISPVDGCVSEIGSIEQGQLIQAKGHYYSVEDLLMCPKDLAAQFINGRFATLYLSPKDYHRVHMPIDAELISMSYMPGALFSVQPSTVRVVPRLFARNERLAVFFSTKIGPMVMVMVGATIVGAIGTSWHGEIKRSKNRVDFEYQHEKRKQMAKGAEMGYFKLGSTVVLLFANGNQMNWNKELKAGSVIRFGQALGEII; the protein is encoded by the coding sequence ATGTCCTTTGATTTACTAAAAACATTGCCTCAATATCTGATTCCTCAACATGGGCTCACGACTTTAGCTGGATGCTTGGCGGACGTGAAACATCACAAGGTAAAGAATTACATCATTCAACGCTTTATCAATAAATACCAAGTTAATATGAGTGAAGCTTTAATCGAAGATCCTACTGCGTACGCTTGTTTTAATGATTTTTTTATTCGTTATTTAAAAGCAGAAAGCAGGCCATTGGCCCAAGCGGACATTATTTCGCCGGTAGATGGCTGTGTTAGTGAAATAGGATCTATAGAGCAAGGTCAACTCATACAGGCAAAAGGGCATTATTATTCAGTAGAAGATCTTTTAATGTGTCCTAAAGATCTGGCGGCGCAATTTATTAATGGACGTTTCGCTACCTTGTATTTATCACCTAAAGATTATCATCGTGTCCACATGCCTATTGATGCCGAGCTCATTTCCATGAGTTATATGCCTGGTGCTTTATTTTCAGTCCAACCCTCGACGGTTCGAGTTGTACCCCGATTATTTGCTCGTAATGAACGATTGGCTGTCTTTTTTTCTACTAAAATAGGCCCCATGGTGATGGTGATGGTCGGAGCGACTATAGTTGGGGCGATAGGAACCAGTTGGCATGGGGAAATCAAACGCAGCAAAAACCGTGTTGATTTTGAATACCAACACGAAAAGCGCAAGCAAATGGCTAAAGGGGCGGAAATGGGGTATTTTAAATTAGGTTCCACAGTGGTTTTGCTGTTTGCAAATGGTAATCAAATGAATTGGAATAAAGAATTAAAAGCAGGAAGTGTCATACGCTTTGGTCAGGCGTTAGGGGAAATTATCTAA